In Salvelinus namaycush isolate Seneca chromosome 37, SaNama_1.0, whole genome shotgun sequence, the following are encoded in one genomic region:
- the LOC120031670 gene encoding RIIa domain-containing protein 1-like: protein MADKSGLEKLDFGALSIAQQQKLRQFKINTRINNEKYLREHPETEVLISDFLRDVFLKRPTDIREYAADYFTNPNLCLIIGSKLQGDPADTGTD, encoded by the exons ATGGCTGATAAAAGTGGTTTGGAGAAACTGGACTTTGGTGCATTAAGCATCGCGCAACAACAGAAACTCCGACAATTTaag ATCAATACGAGAATCAacaatgaaaaatatttgagAGAGCATCCAGAGACGGAGGTCTTAATAAGCGACTTTTTAAG AGATGTATTTCTCAAAAGACCCACAGACATTCGAGAGTATGCAGCAG ATTACTTCACCAACCCAAACCTTTGTTTGATCATTGGCTCCAAACTGCAGGGCGATCCTGCCGACACAGGCACAGACTGA